The following proteins are co-located in the Procambarus clarkii isolate CNS0578487 chromosome 16, FALCON_Pclarkii_2.0, whole genome shotgun sequence genome:
- the LOC123759910 gene encoding uncharacterized protein has product MLHIFLLHMIASFEGLSVTCERSLPPPRSGMGSLYPDALCLHRRPLPPPTPSASTDALCLHRRPLPPPTPSASIDALCLHRRPLPPPTPSASTDALCLHRRPPPPPMPSASTDALCCPPPPTPSASTDALCLHRRPLPPPTPSASTDALCLHRRPLPPPTPSASTDALCCPPPPTPCAVRLHRRPLLSASTNALCCPPPPTPCAVRLHRRPLLSASTNALCCPPPPTPCAVRLPVYHRQLPL; this is encoded by the coding sequence ATGTTGCATATCTTCCTCCTGCACATGATCGCTTCCTTTGAGGGGCTGTCTGTCACTTGTGAGCGCTCGCTCCCTCCACCCAGGAGTGGAATGGGTAGTCTTTACCCCGACGCCCTCTGCCTCCACCGACGCCCTCTGCCTCCACCGACGCCCTCTGCCTCCACCGACGCCCTCTGCCTCCACCGACGCCCTCTGCCTCCACCGACGCCCTCTGCCTCCATCGACGCCCTCTGCCTCCACCGACGCCCTCTGCCTCCACCGACGCCCTCTGCCTCCACCGACGCCCTCTGCCTCCACCGACGCCCTCCGCCTCCACCGATGCCCTCCGCCTCCACCGACGCCCTCTGCTGTCCGCCTCCACCGACGCCCTCTGCCTCCACCGACGCCCTCTGCCTCCACCGACGCCCTCTGCCTCCACCGACGCCCTCTGCCTCCACCGACGCCCTCTGCCTCCACCGACGCCCTCTGCCTCCACCGACGCCCTCCGCCTCCACCGACGCCCTCTGCTGTCCGCCTCCACCGACGCCCTGTGCCGTCCGCCTCCACCGACGCCCTCTGCTGTCCGCCTCCACCAACGCCCTCTGCTGTCCGCCTCCACCGACGCCCTGTGCCGTCCGCCTCCACCGACGCCCTCTGCTGTCCGCCTCCACCAACGCCCTCTGCTGTCCGCCTCCACCGACGCCCTGTGCCGTCCGCCTCCCCGTATATCACCGGCAACTTCCGCTTTAA